One Thalassotalea atypica DNA window includes the following coding sequences:
- a CDS encoding OmpH family outer membrane protein, giving the protein MKKFMKTLAVTTVASSMLLATSAMAAQKIAVVNFQEIMGKIPQTAAIMQQLEAEFKDDKAALTQLEKDIKYFQEKKKRDGSLMTAKEKEDLDKQIATKFQEYQAKGKVFQQATGQRQNEETNKILALVKQAIDNIAASENYDLVLEQKAVVFSKPESSITDKVVEQVSKLN; this is encoded by the coding sequence TTGAAAAAGTTCATGAAAACCTTAGCGGTTACTACAGTAGCATCAAGCATGTTATTAGCGACATCAGCAATGGCAGCACAAAAAATTGCTGTAGTGAATTTCCAAGAAATCATGGGGAAAATTCCTCAAACTGCCGCAATTATGCAACAACTTGAAGCTGAATTTAAAGATGACAAAGCCGCTTTAACGCAACTTGAAAAAGACATAAAGTACTTTCAAGAAAAGAAAAAGCGTGATGGTTCATTGATGACAGCAAAAGAAAAAGAAGATTTAGATAAGCAAATTGCTACTAAATTTCAGGAATACCAAGCTAAAGGTAAAGTATTCCAACAAGCGACAGGTCAACGTCAAAACGAAGAAACGAATAAGATCTTAGCGCTCGTTAAACAAGCGATCGATAATATCGCTGCAAGTGAAAACTACGACTTAGTACTTGAGCAAAAGGCTGTGGTTTTTTCAAAGCCTGAATCAAGCATTACTGACAAAGTGGTAGAGCAAGTAAGTAAACTTAACTAA